CAATTCCTAGAATATTGTTTTCTGATTCATGTTTGATGTTTGGTTTTACTCTCCTGGAAAGACTGATCTTTATATCTCCTTTGTTATATATTTGATTGATATGGAGAGTTTTTGTTTGGGTTGGTTTTAGAATAGAAGTAGGGAAGGCACAAACAAGGGACAAAAAAgcctcaattttatttataaaaatttataaaaatattatttataaaaagtacCCTGGCCTAACATTACCCTAAATTACTAGTCTGCCAGTTCAGGAActcaaagggaagagaaacaccAGCTTTAAAGCATAGTAACCTTTCTATTCAGAATATCCCTTCCCAGTTAGCTGCCAATCTTATAACCAGTAGCAGGGTACTTTTTTGAGCTCGTCTCTAGTAGTAGAATCAGGAGTTCTCCTTGACAGACAGGATGGGGATACAGGCTTGGCATCATCCCTTTCTCAAACAACACTGAGGGGAGCGGAGAGCATGCAGTCCTCTGACTTCAGGTTCTGACTAAAACTTGGCCCCAATATCTTTGAGACTTTGCTGGCGAGAGTGGTAGAATACGCCGCTGGGGGTTCACGTCGGGGAGGGGGTAGATGATAACTCTCACTTCAAAGCAGGCATTGTGACTATAACTGGAAACATGTGGTTGACCATAGAAGATGGAGCTGCTTTCATGCAAGACCTCTTAAAACAGGGGGGTCAGGGTGGAAAAGTTGGGGGAAGGGCCTGTCTCACTTTTGCCTAAGATCCAGCACTGTTACCGGTACTTTGAAGATGTGGGTTACATTTTGGGGGCCCTATTCATGATACCATCATAAATACTAGTATACTCCCCATTTGTGTGTGTTGACTAGAACCAGAGTGCACCCTCACAGTGGCTGCTAAACTGCAGTTGACAGTGCCTTGCTGGTCCTTGGGATACCACCTTGTAGCAAAAGGGAAGTGGTAGAAACCATTTTTGATAGTATTTTTAGGGCCTCTGAGAGGTATGGAGAGCGTGTAACTCATGTATTAGTAAGAGTGAGACCTACAAAATTCTGTTTGAATCATCtacaacagaataccacagacttcCTCAAGATATGACAAGTGAGAAGGGGCCTGGAAGTTTGCATAAGTCAGTATTGAGAAACACTCTTTTAAATGGAAGGGAAGTCTGTGGTAGACATACCACAGTCCATACCGTGCCCACATACTTGGACATAATTTCCTCCAAACTCAACTGATACTTTGGGAGAAGCAATTTGTCTAGCAAAATTGCCCCATGATGCCAGAAATTGTGAGTGTTCTCAGGTGGTACAGCATTATCAATGCCTGAGGAGGACTATGACTTGGGGCCACACCAGACCCTGAGCTGTTGGCAATTTCCTGGGGGGAGAAAATATAAGGAACGGATGGAGGGTACATAAGGCCCTGTACCTCAGAGGTCATGGGTAGCTCCAGAGCTCCGAATGCCTGTGTCTGTGGCCACCTACCCAGAAACACTAGGACTGGCGCAGGATAGACGAGTGAAGATGCACTCAGGCAGGGAAAAGGCCTCTGCAAGTGTTGACATAAGAAAGGCTGTTGCAGTGGGCAATACAGAAAGGGGTGAGAGGGTGAACACCAGCAAAACAAGTTTAATTGGAATGACGGGTTATTGTCAGTGGAAATTCAGACTGTGTGAGAAGTTGGAAGGTCCTCTGGAATTCTTGCTCTGAGTAAAGTTaatatggaagagaaagaaacaggggAGGGGTGGCCTTTAAGACTCCTAAAAATAGTTTGAGGGCAAAGAGCTAGCAACTGAAAGTCCAGTTCAGGTCTTAtctgaggtgtgtgtgtgtggctcaCCACATGGCCATGTGTGTGACACTAAAGACTGTTGAGAGTGTGGACAGTTGGAACCCATCTTCAGTCAGAGGCTCCCAAGGGCTGAGAGTCCTTGCAAACTACCATGCCCGTTTCTGTACAAGTGTGGAGTAGATGGGCAAACCAGGTTGGCTGTAACACCAGGCAAACCACTCTCTCATGCTGAGAAAATTTAGTCTATGTGACAGACAAGTCCCACAACAATAGAATATTCTCAGCCTCTCAGCCTTTCTTATCCTCTAAGAAGGAGACCCCTGTCATTGTTCTGGTCCCTGTGCAAATCAGGGGAATGAAGGACAGAAGCAAAGGAGCTGAAACAAGGACAAGGAGCTTCTTCtagcagaagaggaaaagaaaatatccaggAGGTGAAGGGTATGGGGGAGCAAAAAAGCAAGGGCCAGGCTTGAGAGAAAGtttgggggtatttggggagaaaggagacagaatgGCAGCCATAGCTATGCCATAAGGTGTGAGGTCaatagagaaggagggaagagaagtttAAGATGTTTTGCACCGTGCTAAGAATCTAAATCCCTTAAGAGTTTTACCAGAGGCTACAATAAAAATCTGAattgctttttaattctttttggtgATTGGATGTGTTTCTTTTGAATGTGATATCATGCTGAGGTGGGCCACAAGGCAGCTCAGCTTCATAAATTTACATTTGGGGAGTATTGTCTAGGATTGTGACCCTAAGGTGCAGCAGTCAGCTGCTCCTTGATTTTGATCATCATTCTGGATCTAAGTCAAGTGAACGTCTTCATCACGACTGTTACATTTATAGGGCAAAAAAGTACACCAGCTATATAAAGTAGAGACTGGACACAAGATAAACACAAGATAGAGGAAAATGACAAAGACTGCTAAGAATCACAACTTTAGTGAGAATGAGATGTTTGGAACTAGATGTACCTGACAGAGACCTATATCTATGCAGCTTGGCATCTCTTCCTCCCATTGGCTGATGAGACTAGGATAAAGGAACGTAATAGCTAAGGTGATGCCCAGAGGAAAACAGGAAGGCAAAGAGCAGAAAAGGAACATGACggcttatttttcttgttatgtgGCATACTTGCTATGTGTGAATACTCTAGTGACATGGCCAGAGTACCAATTTAGCCCCCTTTTGCTTGGGAATAGACCCACCCAACAAATCCTAGGGCATTGGCATCCAGAGGGCCCAGCCCTGTAACCCAGCCAGCTTCTGAGGCTCTGCTTCACACTCTGCATCTGTCCCCCTTATTTACTGAGACTAGACCTTTCTCCTATTTTCCCTTGTCTCATTTTCCATACAGCATTCCTAAAATGATCTGGTTCTGAATCTAAAGCACCAATAATCTCCTCCTTATATTTTCAAGTTCTGCTACTAGTCCACTCCCCCAGTTCTCACCCACTCTTGGCTCTCAAATGTCTGACCTGGAACTTGATGGGATCAGCCACACCCCTTGATCTCTGCACCTGTTTCCTATGTTCTTTCATCCTTCTCCAATGCTTCCCCCTCCCTCTAGGCTCAGACTCCCTGTACTCTCAGCAGACTTCATGCCAGTGCCTCTGGGCAGCATGATGTAATCCTATGCTGAAAGCCTTGACATACATGGTATCCTCAACAATAGTGGCAAAGGGCCTTGTATGATGGCATAACTCAGCTCCTACGGTCTGGGGGCTATGTTTAATGTATGGCTAAGGCTAAAATGGGAGGCCTTATACTGGGGACAGGATCATTTCTTGTAGGTAGAAGGCAGGGACCCACCTGAAGGGTGAAAGAGCTGGCAAGATGAAATCATCCATGTGAAGTGCTGGTCAAGAGATGTGAAGTAACAGAcccagacaaaaaaaaatgaaagtcatgCCAGTCTTTTCTGGCTGCAACAGAGCTCTCCTAGGAAGGATGAACGGAGGGTTGAACCTTTAAGTGCTGAGAACACCCTTGCTGTAGTAGGATCAGAAACTTGTGCTGTGTAAGCTCAGCTGTTTTTTTGCATCTTGTCTCTGTTTCTAGTTTTCCTATAGTTTTTTGGTAAAGGCTTTTTGTAAATACCAGCCCACTTTGGCTGTGCTTAGGAAAATCAACGGAAAGCATTTCTGTCTTCTCCTGAACTTCAGGAATAACCTGTGGGGCACACAGTGGAGGCAGGAGCAATAACTAAGGTGAGAGCACCTCAAGTTTGTGGAACgaagggaggaaggagcaagAAAACAGCACCGAAccatttgttttagaaaattcaaTACTCTGGGTTTTTAATTTGTTCATATATTTGTTTTGGGAAATCAAATTTCTAATGGCTACATAATACTTTATTATATCAGCAAGGCCTTAGATTAAACATTCTGCTGTTTAGACCATTTCCCCACTCATTTCTATTTCAATAGCAGCAAGACAGGCATAGGCCAAACAGTTCTTTAGTGCCACAAAAGTTTCTCTGGGCCATCCCCACTCTTCAGCACTAGAGTATGCAACCAGGGAAACCCCAAGGTAAATCATTTGCTATGGTTGAACCACTAGTATTCAAAACACTCACCCATACCTAGCTTTTGCTCATCTTGAAGTAATATGGTTTGTTTCTCCTCTTCAGATTTGCTCTTGTGAATTTCACTTTTGCTTTCTGACCACTTGGTGTCTCCAATTAATTAAAGTCATTATTAGTTAGTATACTGCTGCCCAGGTGCTGTTTGTTTCTTAATCTGAAGtcatctgtgaatatattaaactctatttttcttcctccttctctcctcccgcTCCATCCCTCAAATAGGGAAAGGAGTCGTCACAAAGGCTGAGACATCAGTGTATGCAGTCTGTACACGGGCACTGGGCCTGCGGAGGGGGAATTACCCTCACACACAGTCCCAACGCCCTCATCCATCGCATCCATCCCCTTTCACCTGTTAGCTGATGCAGAGTGTAATTCAGggttagaaataataataatagattatCCAGTCCAATCCCCTAACACATCAGGAAAACGATTTATTCAAGGTCTCTGAATTAATAAGTGGCAGAAACAAAACTGAATTCACGTCTCCTAAAATCCACTACGTGTAGGTGGACAGTTCTAGATGAAGGAATGGGATACAATGGTTCTTGTTAaaagtattcattcaacaaatgtattGAGCATTTACGTACTTACTACGcgccaggcactattttaggtgCAGGGGATTCCGTGATGGAGGGCGCAGAGGAGCCAAAAATCTCTGCCTGTATGGAGCTTTCGTTCTCAAAATTTAAGTACTTTGCCTTGCCATCCTGGAAAAACTCCCAGAGCCCCGGGTAGGAGCGGTTGGGTCTCATACGGGAGGGAATCCCATCCCTTCTCAGCTCCTGTGCCATCTACAGTGAGGGGGCTGATTTACTGCAGAAGCCGAAGGGAGAGGGGAAACCTCCGTAGTGCCCTCCCGGGCCTCTGCATCGCCAGCGCCGGGCGGGGCCGGCTCCAGGGCGCCACTGTGCCCCAGCTCAAGTCTGGGATTATTAGCGTCGGCCTCTCTaccctctctgctctcctgcgGACGGCTGGAGGACAGAGAAGCAGGACCCGGCTGTAGCGCCCTCTTCTGAAAAAGGATTGCAGGCGGGTGAAAATCCTTCCAAGGCAGTCACTTCAGGGTTTATTCAGGATACTTCCAGCCTGGTGGAGGGACGATCTCTCCCAGACCTGAGGGTTTATGCAGCAAACTGCTCTCTCATGCTTCCCTATTAAATACTGCAGCCACACGCTCTTTCCAGCCTCAGCTGAGGTCACTGCAGCGTCCCCTCCCCGCCCGCCCCACCCGTCAGCTCAGACTCCAGAACCCCACTGCAGCTTCCAGATCATCCTCCCTTTTCTCTACTTCCTGGTTGCTATGGAGACACACGTCATTTACGTGCTGTGCGTCGCCTTGGAAACAGAGGAGCATCCGCGGCGCGGCTGGGAGACCCGCCCCTGCCGCTCCGACCACACTCGCGGGCGCTGCCCGTTGATGGCTGGGGGAGTCCCGAGGCGGACCCGCTGCTGGTCTCAGCCTCCACCCGGGCCCCTCCGCGAGCGCTTTTGTGACTCAGGGAACCGGCCGGCACTTGCTGCTCTGGCGGCCGGAGGGCGGTGCTGACACAGGCGCAATTCAGGAGGCGAGGAGGGCAGGGCGCTTTCGTCCTGGGGCGAGTCGGAGAGACGCTGGCCCTGGGACTCTCGCCGGGTGCTCGTCCCGCCGGCGCTTCCCGGCCTCCGCCCATCCAGCCCGTGCCCTTCCCCCGGGACTCGACTCCTCACGCCGGCTCCCCGCCCCTCTCGGGAGCCTCCTCTTCCCTCGGCTCCTCCTCGCCCCTTTGAGgacctcttcccctccccaccccctcccccacccgggACGCCGGGCTGGACCTGACCCACAGCCGCCGCCGCCCGTTTCTGCCATTCAATGGAGGACGGTCTGCTGGAGATCATGACCAAGGACGGCGGCGAAATGCCGGCACCTCTGGAGGTGTCCACCGTGCCGGCCGTGGGGGACGTGATCTCCGGGGAGTACAACGGCGGCATGAAGGAACTGATGGAGCACCTGAAGGCCCAGCTGCAGGCCCTGTTTGAGGACGTGAGAGCCATGCGGGGGGCCCTGGACGAGCAGGCCTCTCACATCCAGGTGCTCTCGGACGACGTGTGCGCCAACCAGCGGGCCATCGTCTCCATGTGCCGGATTATGACCATCGCGCCCCGCCAGGGCGGCCTGGGCGTGGTCGGCGGCAAGGGGAGCTTCCCGGGGGTCCCCCAAGAGACGGAAACCCCTTCGCCTGGGATCGGGGACGGCGGTTTACTGGGTCGCGATCCTGAGGACGAGGAGGACGACGAcgaagaagagaaggagatgcCCAGGTCCGCCACACCCACTAGTCACTGTGAGCGCCCCGAGAGCCCCTCTGCTGGTCTCCTTGTGGGGGACGGGCCACTTGTGGAGCCCCTCGATCTGCCCGACATCACCCTGCTGCAGCTGGAGGGCGAGGCCTCTCTGTGAGGGGACTCGGAGGGGGCGCTACTTTCCTGGGCTGGCTTTGGGTTTCCGAGTGCATGACGGAGGGGACTGAACTGCGCTGTGCAGCGTGCTTTACTCCGACCGCTGCTCTTGTgggtcaggcagagagagactcCCTCAAGGAAGGATTATAGGGTGAAGGACTTTGGGAGCATCAAGAATTCTTTCTGCCTAACCAAGCGAGATGTAGCAAACTGCGAAAGGTGAGGTTCCGGGAGAGGAAGCGCCCCACCTCTGGACTCCCATCCATCCCCTACCctgccctttccccctcccccgtCAACAGGAGAACCCCTGAATTGTGTAAATAAAATCCTGCTTTTTCTATTCTGAAAAAGGACTTATCTAGGACTATGGCAAATAATCTCTTAACGATTTACCTAGGAATTAAGGAATTGGGGGTATTCTGTTCTGGCAACAGAAAATTTACCCTTCTGCTGAAATCCAAGATATTCAGCGCTCTGCAGAAGCCTCTCCCCCTCACAGATCTCTGCGGCTGCTGATTGGTAAAGGAAGCTTGAGGAGGGAACTGCAGCCCTAGGAATCTGGGTGAATGGGGTTCAAGggcccctgggctgggaggagctGGCTGTGAATGTGCATGAAGACAATATAGCTCAACCTCTAGGATTTTGCATGCAGAGCGGATCCTGCCTTGTCACTGACTTCACCTGGGATTGCTTTATCCACTCACTGGGGCTTAGAGAACAAAGAGCCCAGTTCACAGGCAGAGACTTGGGGGTGCTCAGCAACAGCCCAGATTTAGGGGACGTTTGAGGGACTCTTGGGGCCGCAGCCAAAAACTGTCTCTCTATTGGCTACACCTGCTTAACTTCAGTTCCTTTTTCTGTCAATATGTCCCTGCCCGCTGCCTCTCGGTGTTGCCTCCATAATGTcctgtgtgtgttatgtgtgtcgACTTGTGTAGTAGTGTGTGAGCCCTGAGGGGCAGGGCTTGTGGCTCTCGTGTTAGGTTCAGGGGGCTTCAGACCCTGTTGTGAGCCCCAGGCTATCATggcactttctcctctcttttcttctttccccccaCAACCAGGGCATGGAGCATGTGGCTGTCCTGAGGTTCTTAAATGATGTGCCTCCCACCTCAAGTGGTGACTCTGTgtgccctttctcctcctctttgtaTTCCTTCTCAATGCTTTCCTTGGTGTGAACCTTAATAAAGAGGCGTCATCTCCCCTCCTTGCTGACTGGTACTAGGGGCATGTCAGGGTGGGGCTTCTGGGCCCACTGCATGGACCAgggcttccctcctctctccttgcctccagtTTCAAGGAGTTAACCATCCCTGTCCAGGTTGGGACACACATTGCCAACTCTATCTGCTTTCCCTTCTGTCCTGGACCTTGACCTCAAGCTGGACTTGGGAAGGAGAGAGTATGTATTGAGACTCCCAAACTAACAAACTAACAAGGGTTTTTAGTAGCCAGAACTCAAGATGTACAAGAGACTTCTTTGCAGTGAAGCACCTGACCCCTGGGAAATGGTTTCCAAATCTGAGTCCTGGAATGGCAGGCATGCCACCTGTTCTATGGGAGGGTTAAGGAGGTGGTATTATTTGGGAGGGATTGCCGGGGATCTCTGGGAGTAGAGTGACACATCACAAAGGAAACCACAATAACTGCCTCAGGCCTCTAGTGGAGAATGCTGGTAAGGTGTTCCCCAGGGAGCTTAGACTGACATCAGCTCTGGTCTGCTCCCTTGGGCATTGGAGATTTCCCAAGGCTGCCCCAAACAAAATTTGGGAGAAGAATGAGCTGGTGTGCtgggtgtgtgcatgcatgtgtgcatatgcatgtgtatgtatgagtatgcatgtgtatgtgctcgtatgtgtgtatgtgtgtgtgtgtctgtattctTGCTGTTGGTTGCTGCAGAGAGGTGGAAAGAGCTCTGGAATGACAGATCAGGGCTTGAATCTGTTCCAACACCGAATGACTGCTTGAAACTTGGTTTCCTGCTTGAGACTTAGTTtctgtgtaaaatggggacaaaaagttgttggggagaaaaatagcTAAGACCCCTAGGAAGTCTTGTGCAAATGTTAGTTTTCTTATAGTTCtcttgggatggggagggggtgatGATGGTGACTGGCTCTTCTAGGAAAACAAAACTACCTAGGGAAGTTTCTAGAAACTGTTTTTTTATAGTCTCCTTTCCTATCTAAAGAACCATTATCCTTCAGGATAGTCAAGTGGGGGGATGATGAGATTCCCAAGCTGACATGGGCCTCTTCATCATAAATGTCTTGTAATTATGGGCCAAAAAAGGTCTTGGGGCCCAGGCCCATATACACAGGATGACCAGAGGAAGCCTTGAGTTGTGCAGTGTTTGGGGCATGTATGCTGGGGCCCTAGAGAGCAGAGCTAAAGTATATTAGTGGGGAAGTGTCTCTGAGGGCTAGGAGAGAGATTCCTGTTATAGTTCTGGCATTCAGCACCAATAACAACAATGACAGCTATCACTTATTGtgcacttactgtgtaccaggcactgtgcccaaTTTTATCTCCCAACAACCAACCATAGGAAGTAGGCACGattattatttccacttaacAGTTTCAGAAACAGACTCCAagacttgctcaaggtcgcaCAGCTAGTACTTGGCAGGACCAGGAATTAAACCCAGGTCTCTGACTTAAAGAACCCTAGATTGGAATCACTCATTGCTCTATTATTTGGATCATCAGAGAAGGAGATCCCTTATTTCCCCCATCAAGAGTCCAAGAGTCCTGAAAAGGAAATCATGTTAGTTTTAGTCACTTTTCACCTTCTCAGCTAGAACAAGAAATTGCAGTTTGGGTTTTGGTTAGTGACCCTTCTCAGAGTGTAG
This DNA window, taken from Equus przewalskii isolate Varuska chromosome 5, EquPr2, whole genome shotgun sequence, encodes the following:
- the CCDC184 gene encoding coiled-coil domain-containing protein 184; the protein is MEDGLLEIMTKDGGEMPAPLEVSTVPAVGDVISGEYNGGMKELMEHLKAQLQALFEDVRAMRGALDEQASHIQVLSDDVCANQRAIVSMCRIMTIAPRQGGLGVVGGKGSFPGVPQETETPSPGIGDGGLLGRDPEDEEDDDEEEKEMPRSATPTSHCERPESPSAGLLVGDGPLVEPLDLPDITLLQLEGEASL